The Saccharomyces cerevisiae S288C chromosome VII, complete sequence genome includes a region encoding these proteins:
- the SLD3 gene encoding Sld3p (Protein involved in the initiation of DNA replication; required for proper assembly of replication proteins at the origins of replication; interacts with the DDK-phosphorylated MCM complex and required for the recruitment of Cdc45p; localizes to nuclear foci that become diffuse upon DNA replication stress; homologous to the human Treslin/Ticrr protein), with product METWEVIASVKEATKGLDLSLDHPLIIKSEDVPSNILQLLQQKNRRQLKHICMKSRKEYFLLEEYGPGFWVKWPYNYFNGYSLPERRTEVVTTVERERAKRETLKTWDELKFKELLHLWSEEPKGSCKLEKDKDLKLDMNPPDMKGESKINDYYSDPKEYIESKYYDALFSIHTPLAYFVKSNLVRLKNTCRTKYGSDSYKIAYQAMLQKFLLSIVQFKDRHDNRLLLEPFSSPIADEKRKNCLTKFVIQDENKNSSTIADLCVVLKSREIKLQILLLLEIIGLNDLDWNFRDFEKKYKLKLKKRSLNLTKKGLVRRRSKKKTSEKDKGIERITTSLDYCEQLDLYLDRACILDILLSSETPNPDAIEASNGTIQEHKKNILDKSKEASLVGFINYVLIPYFNKKVPHAVEFIIQKLKGPSMRPKRALKKVNDSTNVSSPNTVETYNRLSTSQRASRSSIINSVPSSPALRRVDANLFSRKSIASPTPELLNSRTNSNLNEFLESETRSLKRPSQLGRTKSDLTMNHLQKRQFSVSDLSTTRVPNSSTITLKTPFSHSTINAYKTMNNSFRRVGKRKDINETIRLHERVDSEENVQVQATPAVKKRTVTPNKKAQLQSIIESPLNFKDDDTHEGRKNTSNITSTPTNKPPENSSKRRVRRRLFAPEST from the coding sequence ATGGAAACATGGGAAGTCATAGCATCGGTAAAAGAAGCAACAAAAGGCCTTGACTTGAGCTTAGATCATCCACTTATTATTAAATCCGAGGACGTGCCCAGTAACATTCTCCAATTACTGCAACAGAAGAATCGACGTCAATTGAAACACATCTGCatgaaatcaagaaaagagTATTTTCTACTAGAGGAATATGGGCCAGGATTTTGGGTTAAGTGGCCGTACAATTATTTCAATGGTTACAGCTTACCAGAAAGGCGTACGGAAGTTGTAACGACAgttgaaagagaaagagcTAAGCGTGAAACGTTAAAAACATGGGACGAATTGAAATTTAAAGAGCTTCTTCATTTATGGTCAGAAGAACCCAAGGGCTCGTGTAAGCTTGAGAAGGACAAAGACCTTAAACTGGATATGAATCCCCCAGATATGAAAGGCGaatcaaaaattaatgACTACTATTCAGACCCTAAAGAGTACATAGAAAGTAAGTATTATGATGCTCTTTTTTCCATACATACGCCTCTCGCATATTTCGTCAAGTCAAATTTAGTAAGGCTCAAAAATACCTGCCGAACCAAGTACGGAAGTGACAGTTACAAAATAGCCTATCAAGCCATGCtgcaaaaatttcttctctcAATTGTACAATTCAAAGATAGACATGATAACAGGCTTTTATTAGAGCCCTTTTCTAGTCCCATAGCagatgaaaaaaggaagaactGTCTCACAAAATTTGTTATCcaagatgaaaacaaaaacagcTCAACCATTGCTGATTTATGTGTTGTATTAAAATCCCGCGAAATAAAGCTACAAATATTATTGCTATTAGAGATAATAGGATTGAACGATTTAGATTGGAATTTTAGAgattttgagaaaaagtataaattaaaattgaagaaaagatcacTTAATTTGACAAAAAAGGGATTAGTTCGTCGaagatcgaagaaaaaaaccaGCGAAAAAGACAAAGGAATCGAGAGAATAACAACATCTTTGGATTATTGTGAACAGTTAGACTTGTACTTAGATAGAGCATGCATCTTGGACATTCTACTATCAAGTGAAACGCCCAACCCAGATGCCATAGAAGCATCAAATGGAACAATACAAGagcataaaaaaaatatcctAGACAAAAGCAAAGAAGCCTCATTGGTTGGGTTCATAAATTATGTTCTTATTCCatatttcaacaaaaagGTACCACACGCCGTTGAATTTATAATTCAAAAGCTCAAGGGACCAAGCATGAGACCAAAGAGAGCCCTGAAAAAGGTCAACGATAGCACAAATGTATCGTCACCTAATACTGTAGAAACGTATAACAGGTTATCCACGAGTCAACGTGCCTCTCGCTCTTCAATCATTAATTCCGTCCCATCTTCACCCGCATTGAGAAGGGTGGACGCTAATTTGTTCAGCAGAAAATCTATAGCTTCGCCCACCCCTGAACTTTTGAATTCTAGAACGAACTCTAACTTGAATGAATTTCTCGAAAGTGAAACTAGAAGCTTAAAGCGCCCTTCACAATTGGGAAGGACGAAGTCTGATCTAACGATGAATCATTTACAAAAACGGCAGTTTTCTGTCTCTGACTTAAGCACAACAAGAGTACCGAATTCATCAACTATCACACTCAAAACGCCTTTCTCGCACTCAACTATTAATGCATACAAAACTATGAATAACTCTTTTCGCAGAGTTGGGAAACGTAAAGATATCAATGAAACGATACGCCTACATGAACGTGTAGACTCTGAGGAAAACGTACAAGTTCAAGCCACTCCTGctgtgaaaaaaagaactgtGACACCTAATAAAAAGGCGCAACTTCAAAGCATCATTGAATCGCCGCTAAATTTCAAGGATGATGATACGCATGAAGGCAGAAAAAATACCTCCAATATTACCTCTACTCCCACTAATAAGCCCCCGGAAAATAGCTCAAAAAGGAGAGTAAGAAGACGTTTATTTGCTCCAGAATCCACATAG